In the Octadecabacter sp. SW4 genome, one interval contains:
- a CDS encoding DUF1636 domain-containing protein — MTTWITICDTCKAPGWEDTAMEQTDGEALAALIEDRAGGDVAARRVSCTMGCERACNIIVQGAGKIGYSLGKFAASAEDAQAIVDYAQMHAASPTGQVPFREWPQGVKGHFVSRHTPVPE, encoded by the coding sequence ATGACCACCTGGATCACCATCTGCGACACCTGCAAAGCGCCTGGCTGGGAAGACACCGCCATGGAACAGACCGATGGCGAGGCTTTGGCCGCATTGATCGAGGACCGCGCGGGCGGTGACGTGGCCGCGCGCCGCGTTTCATGCACGATGGGCTGCGAAAGGGCGTGCAACATCATCGTCCAGGGGGCGGGCAAGATCGGCTATTCCCTTGGCAAATTCGCGGCCTCTGCCGAAGATGCGCAGGCGATTGTCGACTACGCGCAGATGCATGCCGCCAGCCCCACGGGGCAGGTGCCGTTTCGTGAGTGGCCCCAGGGCGTGAAGGGTCATTTTGTCAGCCGCCACACCCCCGTTCCTGAATGA
- the cbiB gene encoding adenosylcobinamide-phosphate synthase CbiB: MALFFAMCLDAWLGEPRWLWSQVAHPAVMMGRAVGWLDQRFNTRDSRLEGLIAFAALVIGAGLLGWALALLPGRWIDLLIGAVLLAQKSLVEHVKAVQEGLRSSLDDGRRAVAMIVSRDTGQMDESDVARSAIESAAENFSDGVIAPAFWFLIGGLPALLIYKITNTADSMIGYRTPRHEKFGWAAARFDDLLNWIPARVTAVIIGLACPGARLAPVRRDAKLHRSPNAGWPEAAMAYGLQIALSGPRRYGGVMTDYAFVNADGKRDLGADDIAAAIRVLWISWGMALTLVVAIGLVGRVVMTVFSLW, from the coding sequence ATGGCGCTGTTCTTTGCGATGTGCCTTGATGCATGGCTGGGAGAGCCGCGCTGGCTGTGGTCGCAGGTAGCGCATCCGGCGGTGATGATGGGCCGCGCGGTGGGCTGGCTGGATCAGCGGTTCAACACGCGCGACAGCCGGTTGGAGGGTCTGATTGCATTTGCAGCGCTTGTGATTGGCGCGGGGCTGCTTGGCTGGGCCTTGGCGCTGTTGCCGGGGCGATGGATCGACCTGCTGATCGGCGCGGTGTTGCTGGCGCAAAAGTCCTTGGTCGAACATGTGAAAGCGGTGCAGGAGGGTTTGCGCAGCTCGCTGGATGACGGACGGCGCGCCGTGGCGATGATCGTCAGCCGCGACACAGGGCAGATGGACGAAAGCGATGTCGCCCGCTCCGCGATTGAAAGCGCGGCCGAGAATTTCAGCGACGGTGTGATTGCGCCCGCCTTTTGGTTTCTGATTGGCGGGTTGCCCGCATTGCTGATCTACAAGATCACCAACACCGCCGACAGCATGATTGGCTATCGCACCCCGCGGCATGAAAAATTCGGCTGGGCGGCGGCGCGGTTTGACGATCTGCTGAACTGGATTCCAGCGCGGGTGACGGCGGTGATCATCGGATTGGCCTGCCCCGGCGCGCGCCTGGCCCCCGTGCGCCGCGATGCGAAACTGCACCGTTCGCCCAATGCGGGATGGCCCGAGGCGGCGATGGCCTATGGCTTGCAGATCGCCCTGTCCGGCCCGCGCCGTTACGGTGGCGTGATGACGGATTATGCCTTTGTGAACGCGGATGGCAAACGCGATCTGGGTGCGGATGACATTGCCGCCGCGATCCGCGTATTGTGGATTTCCTGGGGCATGGCCTTGACCTTGGTAGTGGCTATCGGGCTGGTCGGGCGGGTGGTAATGACCGTGTTCAGCCTTTGGTAA
- a CDS encoding sirohydrochlorin chelatase, with protein MKTGVMICGHGSRSQSAVDEFATLADKLPAYLPDDWQTEYGYLEFANPVIRDGLDKLREAGCTRILAVPGMLFAAMHAKNDIPTVLNTYAQKHGIDISYGRELGVDPKMIAAAAGRITEAVSAANSKHGPVDLHDTCLVVIGRGASDPDANGNVAKIARMLHEGIGFGWCEVGYSGVTFPLVEPCLTHAAKLGYKRIIVFPYFLFSGILIDRIYGFTDQVAAENPGIQFVKAGYLGDHASVLETFAERIIEQTGKNPPPNCGICGYREQVLALDNGDHVHITPDQRNHPAFANTPPPTCVLCKYRVQVLGFEAEVGAVQESHHHHVEGQGASAPGSNVADCALCDTFCTGMCRLVAQHTHDHHHHHDHDHHHDHHHAVYPHADHPHGPESARKAKA; from the coding sequence ATGAAAACCGGTGTGATGATCTGCGGGCACGGCTCACGCTCCCAATCTGCGGTCGATGAATTTGCGACGCTGGCCGACAAGCTGCCCGCCTACCTGCCCGACGATTGGCAAACCGAATATGGCTACCTCGAATTTGCCAATCCCGTGATCCGCGACGGGCTGGACAAACTGCGCGAGGCCGGATGCACCCGGATCCTCGCGGTGCCAGGCATGTTGTTTGCGGCGATGCACGCCAAGAACGATATCCCGACCGTGTTGAATACCTACGCGCAGAAACACGGTATCGACATTTCCTATGGCCGCGAACTGGGCGTCGATCCGAAAATGATCGCCGCCGCTGCGGGGCGGATCACCGAGGCCGTGAGCGCGGCAAATTCCAAACACGGTCCCGTCGATCTGCACGACACCTGCCTGGTGGTCATCGGGCGCGGCGCGTCCGACCCCGATGCCAACGGCAACGTCGCCAAGATCGCGCGCATGCTGCACGAAGGCATCGGCTTTGGCTGGTGCGAGGTCGGCTATTCCGGCGTGACCTTCCCGCTGGTCGAACCCTGCCTGACACATGCCGCGAAACTGGGATACAAACGCATCATCGTTTTCCCCTATTTCCTGTTTTCCGGCATCCTGATCGACCGCATCTATGGCTTCACCGATCAGGTTGCCGCCGAAAATCCCGGTATCCAGTTCGTCAAGGCGGGCTACCTTGGGGATCACGCATCGGTGCTGGAAACATTCGCCGAACGGATCATCGAACAGACCGGAAAAAATCCGCCCCCCAACTGCGGGATATGCGGTTACCGCGAACAGGTGCTGGCACTGGACAACGGTGATCATGTGCACATCACACCGGATCAGCGCAATCATCCCGCATTCGCCAACACACCACCGCCCACCTGCGTGCTGTGCAAATACCGCGTGCAGGTCTTGGGGTTCGAGGCCGAAGTCGGCGCGGTGCAGGAAAGCCACCACCATCACGTCGAAGGGCAGGGGGCCTCTGCGCCCGGCTCGAACGTGGCTGACTGCGCGCTGTGCGATACCTTCTGCACCGGCATGTGTCGGCTGGTGGCGCAACACACCCATGATCACCATCACCACCACGACCATGATCACCACCACGATCACCACCACGCGGTCTATCCGCACGCCGACCACCCGCACGGGCCGGAAAGCGCGCGCAAGGCTAAGGCGTGA
- a CDS encoding precorrin-8X methylmutase — protein sequence MRPYETDPAAIYAASFATVAREARLDRFAPDMHPLMTRLIHACGMVEIADRLAFSEDVSATGRAALTGGAPILCDCEMVGAGIIRRYLPADNDVIVTLNDPSVADRAKAIGNTRSAAAVELWEPHIAGAVVAIGNAPTALFHLLELLDAGWPKPAAILGFPVGFIGAAESKAELAANPRGCEFVALRGRRGGSAMASAAVNALAAGLPEVTHA from the coding sequence ATGCGTCCCTATGAAACCGACCCCGCCGCGATCTACGCTGCCAGCTTTGCGACCGTCGCGCGCGAGGCGCGCCTTGATCGCTTTGCCCCCGACATGCATCCGCTGATGACCCGGCTGATCCATGCCTGCGGGATGGTGGAAATCGCCGACCGGCTGGCATTTTCCGAAGATGTCAGCGCGACAGGCCGCGCGGCCCTGACGGGCGGCGCACCGATCCTGTGCGATTGCGAAATGGTTGGCGCAGGGATCATCCGCCGCTACCTGCCCGCAGACAATGATGTGATCGTCACGCTGAACGACCCGTCCGTGGCGGACCGCGCCAAGGCGATTGGCAACACGCGGTCAGCCGCTGCCGTGGAATTGTGGGAGCCGCATATCGCAGGCGCAGTCGTTGCCATCGGCAATGCGCCCACGGCCCTGTTTCACCTTCTCGAACTGCTCGACGCGGGCTGGCCCAAACCGGCGGCAATCCTCGGGTTCCCTGTCGGATTTATTGGCGCGGCTGAATCCAAGGCCGAACTGGCCGCCAATCCGCGCGGTTGTGAATTTGTCGCTCTGCGCGGGCGGCGCGGCGGCTCGGCGATGGCTTCGGCTGCGGTGAATGCGCTGGCGGCGGGCCTGCCCGAGGTGACACATGCTTAA
- a CDS encoding DUF6732 family protein, which yields MRTTLTLIAMLFATSAAADPGHIADVAGHNHWVAGAAVGVAVLVGLWGALKGRGGKETSADTEDEPEEEATA from the coding sequence ATGCGCACAACCCTTACCCTGATCGCGATGCTTTTCGCCACATCCGCCGCCGCCGACCCGGGGCATATCGCCGATGTCGCGGGCCATAATCATTGGGTCGCAGGGGCGGCTGTGGGCGTTGCCGTGCTGGTCGGACTTTGGGGTGCATTGAAAGGGCGCGGCGGCAAAGAAACCTCTGCCGACACCGAGGACGAGCCCGAAGAGGAAGCAACCGCATGA
- a CDS encoding glutathione S-transferase family protein translates to MGQLVDGVWQDVWYDTTSTGGAFKRSTAKFRNWITTDGAAGPSGEDGFEAQSGRYHLYVSYACPWAHRTLVFRALKGLEDHISVSVVHPHMLSDGWTFETDFADATGDTLYGLPFARDIYLKADPKISGRVTVPILWDKLRETIVSNESSEIIRMFNSAFDGITGNADDYWPVALRDAIEPVNDRIYNTVNNGVYKAGFATTQEAYEAGVMPLFDSLDWLEDRLSQSRYLMGDRLTEADWRLWTTLIRFDPVYHLHFKCNRKRIVDYPNLWAFTRELYQMEGIAQTVKMDHIVHHYHYSHETINPYRIVPINPVLDYDAPHGRG, encoded by the coding sequence ATGGGCCAACTTGTTGACGGCGTCTGGCAGGACGTTTGGTATGATACGACATCCACGGGCGGCGCTTTCAAACGCTCGACCGCGAAGTTTCGCAACTGGATCACGACCGATGGCGCTGCGGGGCCAAGCGGCGAGGACGGGTTCGAGGCGCAAAGCGGGCGCTATCATTTGTATGTGTCCTATGCCTGCCCTTGGGCGCATCGCACCTTGGTGTTTCGCGCGCTCAAGGGGTTGGAGGACCACATTTCCGTCTCGGTGGTCCATCCGCACATGCTGAGTGATGGCTGGACCTTTGAGACCGATTTCGCGGATGCCACCGGGGACACCCTTTATGGGCTGCCGTTCGCGCGTGACATATATCTGAAGGCTGACCCAAAGATATCGGGACGCGTCACGGTGCCGATCCTGTGGGACAAGCTGCGCGAAACGATTGTCAGCAACGAAAGCTCCGAGATCATCCGCATGTTCAACTCCGCCTTTGACGGTATCACGGGCAACGCGGATGACTATTGGCCCGTCGCCTTGCGCGATGCGATTGAACCCGTCAACGACCGGATTTACAACACTGTCAACAACGGCGTTTACAAGGCGGGCTTTGCCACCACGCAAGAGGCCTATGAGGCGGGTGTGATGCCCTTGTTCGACAGTCTGGACTGGCTTGAGGACCGCCTGTCGCAGAGCCGTTATCTGATGGGGGATCGGTTGACCGAGGCTGACTGGCGCTTGTGGACCACCCTGATCCGCTTTGATCCGGTCTATCACCTGCATTTCAAATGTAACCGCAAGCGGATCGTCGATTATCCGAACCTTTGGGCCTTCACGCGTGAACTATATCAGATGGAGGGGATCGCGCAGACCGTGAAGATGGATCATATCGTGCATCACTATCACTACAGCCACGAGACGATTAACCCCTACCGGATCGTTCCGATTAATCCGGTGCTGGATTACGACGCGCCGCATGGGCGTGGTTAA
- a CDS encoding CbtB domain-containing protein, producing the protein MNDAIQATTAPQTAPATKVSSDVIALAFAALVGAGLLFVGGFAQASAMHDVAHDQRHAIAFPCH; encoded by the coding sequence ATGAACGACGCGATTCAGGCCACCACGGCCCCACAAACCGCCCCCGCAACCAAAGTCAGCAGCGATGTGATCGCCCTTGCGTTTGCCGCATTGGTGGGCGCCGGTCTGTTGTTTGTCGGCGGGTTTGCGCAGGCATCGGCAATGCATGATGTTGCGCATGACCAGCGTCATGCCATCGCATTCCCCTGCCACTAG
- a CDS encoding DUF1636 family protein — MTDRIIICTGCAGGTELVAALAGRLTVETTDCMNVCSTPVSLAVRATGKAAYLFTGVSPDSPDDVVAFAQLYAEAADGQIADARAAGDLRFCLVGRIPG; from the coding sequence ATGACCGATCGGATCATCATCTGCACAGGATGCGCCGGTGGCACGGAATTGGTTGCTGCTTTGGCAGGGCGGCTGACCGTGGAAACGACCGACTGCATGAATGTCTGCAGCACTCCGGTCAGCCTTGCGGTGCGGGCGACCGGCAAGGCCGCGTATCTGTTCACAGGCGTCAGCCCGGACAGCCCCGACGATGTGGTCGCCTTTGCGCAGCTATATGCAGAGGCAGCGGACGGACAGATCGCCGATGCACGCGCCGCAGGCGATCTGCGGTTTTGTCTGGTCGGACGCATCCCGGGCTAG
- a CDS encoding threonine-phosphate decarboxylase has translation MTQARDHGGGLDAAIARYGGARADWIDLSTGINPVPYPVGGIGAQAWTALPDTEAMHRLLDAARSFWNVPRGADIIAAHGASALIARLPSVFAGDTATIPAPTYNEHAAAFRAQGWSVQEHGAAAVTTVVHPNNPDGRMWRAADIDGPTVIDESFCDVAPDQSLVTETTGGGVVVLKSFGKFWGLAGLRLGFAIGQPDTLAPLRDLMGPWSVSGPALDIGARALADQAWAEETRGRLAADADRLDALLTGAGAQVVGGTTLFRLYEVDDAVRWQDHLARHHVWSRIFPYSKTWVRLGLPHPDRWTQVADAVAGV, from the coding sequence ATGACACAAGCGCGCGACCACGGCGGCGGGTTGGACGCCGCGATTGCGCGCTATGGCGGGGCGCGCGCTGATTGGATTGATCTGTCCACCGGAATCAACCCGGTGCCCTATCCGGTCGGAGGAATCGGTGCGCAGGCGTGGACTGCATTGCCCGACACCGAGGCAATGCACCGTTTGCTGGATGCTGCGCGAAGCTTTTGGAATGTGCCGCGGGGGGCCGATATAATTGCAGCGCATGGGGCGTCTGCACTGATCGCCCGCCTCCCGTCGGTATTTGCCGGGGATACCGCGACGATTCCGGCGCCAACCTATAACGAACACGCGGCCGCGTTTCGCGCCCAAGGCTGGTCTGTGCAGGAACACGGCGCGGCGGCGGTCACGACTGTTGTGCACCCCAACAATCCTGACGGTCGCATGTGGCGTGCCGCCGACATCGATGGCCCGACTGTGATCGACGAGAGTTTTTGCGATGTTGCCCCGGACCAGTCTTTGGTGACGGAAACCACGGGCGGCGGGGTTGTGGTCCTCAAGAGTTTTGGCAAATTTTGGGGGCTTGCGGGCCTGCGGCTTGGCTTTGCGATCGGGCAACCTGACACGCTTGCGCCCCTGCGCGATCTGATGGGGCCGTGGTCCGTGTCTGGCCCCGCGCTGGACATTGGTGCGCGGGCGCTGGCGGATCAGGCCTGGGCCGAAGAAACCCGCGGGCGGTTGGCCGCGGATGCGGACCGGCTGGATGCTTTGCTGACGGGCGCTGGCGCGCAGGTCGTTGGCGGCACGACGCTGTTTCGCTTGTATGAAGTCGATGACGCGGTGCGCTGGCAGGATCACCTTGCGCGGCACCACGTCTGGTCGCGCATTTTTCCGTATTCCAAGACGTGGGTGCGCCTTGGCTTGCCGCACCCTGACAGGTGGACGCAGGTCGCCGATGCCGTAGCGGGCGTCTGA
- a CDS encoding CbtA family protein, giving the protein MIKQLFTSAVLAGLVAGIFAAALQLIFVVPLLIEGETFEQGLVVHFTTVENGTIETPVGNPDVMAQLPRHVGTLAMNMVVYTGFAFLMVVGFGIAQRAGHSVNGRSGLIWGLAGFLAVNLAPAVGLAPELPGTIAADMFARQMWWLGTVLASIAGIASIAFVRAPWGMITGAALLAAPHVIGAPVLDTYYGIAPPELASHFAARALAVAAASWAVLGATAGWLWCRSA; this is encoded by the coding sequence ATGATCAAACAGCTGTTCACCAGCGCGGTGCTTGCCGGGCTGGTCGCAGGTATTTTTGCGGCCGCCCTGCAGTTGATATTCGTTGTCCCCCTTCTGATCGAGGGGGAAACATTCGAGCAAGGTCTGGTCGTGCATTTCACGACCGTCGAGAACGGCACGATTGAAACGCCGGTCGGCAACCCTGACGTTATGGCCCAACTGCCCCGGCACGTTGGAACCCTGGCGATGAACATGGTTGTCTATACCGGCTTTGCCTTTCTGATGGTTGTCGGCTTTGGCATTGCCCAGCGTGCAGGTCACAGCGTCAACGGACGCAGTGGGCTGATCTGGGGGCTGGCCGGTTTTCTGGCGGTCAATCTGGCACCTGCGGTAGGGCTTGCGCCTGAACTGCCGGGCACGATTGCCGCTGATATGTTCGCGCGTCAGATGTGGTGGCTGGGCACGGTTCTGGCCTCGATTGCAGGGATCGCTTCGATTGCCTTTGTGCGCGCGCCCTGGGGCATGATCACGGGTGCGGCCCTGCTTGCTGCGCCGCATGTGATCGGTGCGCCGGTGCTTGATACCTATTATGGTATCGCGCCGCCCGAACTGGCCTCGCATTTCGCGGCACGCGCGCTGGCTGTTGCCGCCGCGAGTTGGGCCGTGCTGGGGGCCACAGCCGGTTGGCTGTGGTGCCGCAGCGCCTAG
- a CDS encoding transglutaminase family protein: MQLIIHTHLDYMFADKTDVLLQIEAAQTRDQTVNDPTLMITPVDHFRRVPAEEGIGERSWTRVQGHVTCDYRATVTITRKAVEMATLAATPLHDLPPETLRYLMGSRYCPADDFQAFVDADFGDLTGGARIVAMRDWIEDAFTYDPGASTAQTTAMDSFVHRHGICRDYAHVLIALARAAAIPARIASVYAPTVTPPDFHAVVEVFLDGGWHLVDPTGMAAAGEMALIGVGRDAADVAFLTSWGSAQMLAQSVSVTKG; encoded by the coding sequence ATGCAGCTGATCATCCACACCCACCTTGACTACATGTTCGCCGACAAGACCGATGTGCTTTTGCAGATCGAGGCGGCGCAGACCCGCGACCAGACCGTCAACGACCCCACGCTGATGATCACCCCCGTCGATCATTTTCGTCGCGTTCCAGCCGAGGAAGGCATCGGCGAACGCAGTTGGACCCGCGTGCAGGGACATGTGACATGTGACTACCGCGCGACCGTGACCATCACGCGCAAAGCGGTCGAGATGGCAACACTGGCAGCCACCCCGCTGCACGACCTGCCACCTGAAACCCTGCGGTATCTGATGGGGTCGCGCTATTGTCCGGCGGATGATTTTCAGGCCTTTGTGGATGCGGATTTCGGCGACCTGACGGGCGGCGCGCGGATCGTGGCAATGCGCGACTGGATCGAAGATGCCTTTACCTACGATCCCGGTGCCAGCACCGCGCAGACCACCGCAATGGACAGCTTCGTGCATCGCCACGGGATATGCCGCGACTATGCGCATGTGCTGATCGCGCTGGCCCGTGCCGCCGCGATCCCGGCACGCATCGCCAGTGTCTATGCGCCCACGGTCACACCGCCCGATTTTCACGCCGTGGTCGAAGTGTTCCTTGACGGTGGCTGGCACCTTGTTGACCCGACAGGCATGGCGGCAGCCGGCGAAATGGCTCTCATCGGCGTGGGGCGCGATGCGGCGGATGTCGCATTCCTGACAAGCTGGGGCAGCGCACAGATGCTGGCGCAGTCGGTCAGTGTTACCAAAGGCTGA
- the smc gene encoding chromosome segregation protein SMC → MQFSKLRLNGFKSFVDPTDLIIADGLTGVVGPNGCGKSNLLEALRWVMGENRPTAMRGGGMEDVIFAGAATRPARNFAEVSLVIDNTERLAPAGFNDADNLEIIRRITRDAGSAYKVGTKDVRARDVQMLFADASTGAHSPALVRQGQIAELINAKPKARRRILEEAAGISGLYQRRHEAELKLKGAETNLTRVDDVIEQLAAQLSQLARQARQAKRYREIGEALRKSEGLLLYRRWREADEARAAAEDQLRERTTAAAGAETAARQAAKARAAFESALPPLREEEAIAAAVLQRLTVQRDTLSDQEARALETIETLKARIDQLGRDIERETGLNKDAGETIERLEWEAREIAKAGEGHDSRLDKAATAAHEAAGILQDRETDLSQLTEDVARLAARHQSAQRLLDDSRTTLEKSEAEAARAKTQQAEAQAALTRAEADFTAAGAEEAAAVATAARADEALAAAEAARAETQTRESDARVQRAEAEGEANALRAEVSGLARLVERDTAEGGQILDQLRVEGGYEKALGAALADDLRAPAIGPNDKSGWAVLPGYATPQTLPDGVLALTNYVSVPDVLVRRMGQVGLVDAADGARLQADLKPGQRLVSVAGDLWRWDGFRAGAEDAPSAAALRLQQLNRLVELKRDLEDANARAQGAAQAHDALTARMADLTAADQAARQARRDADRLVADANRALSRAEADRNLSAGKLESNGLAVTRHEEEAMNARKSLAEAEKAARDLGDLDAARASVEDVKMTVEAARITMMSRRSAHDELRREGDARLKRSQEITKEVSGWKHRLETANKRTAELAERRDASEIELKEATAAPEEIAAKRAELSDAIDEAENRRKQAADKLAEAENTLRDTALAEREAERTASESREARARSEARADAARETVAYAAERIMEAQEVTPDKLLETLDVDPEKMPASDVIEGQVNAYKRQRDALGAVNLRAEEDSVDVQNEHDSLVKEKTDLEDAIRALRTGIANLNREGRERLLTAFEQVNESFGLLFTHLFGGGEAKLVLVESDDPLDAGLEILCQPPGKKLSTLSLLSGGEQTLTAMALIFAVFLANPAPICVLDEVDAPLDDANVTRFCDLLDEMTRRTDTRFLIITHHAVTMSRMDRLFGVTMGEQGVSQLVSVDLKKAAAMVA, encoded by the coding sequence GTGCAATTTAGTAAACTCAGGCTCAACGGCTTCAAAAGTTTTGTCGATCCCACCGATCTGATCATCGCTGATGGTCTGACCGGTGTCGTCGGTCCAAATGGCTGCGGCAAGTCGAACCTGCTCGAGGCGCTGCGCTGGGTTATGGGTGAAAACCGCCCCACCGCCATGCGTGGTGGCGGCATGGAGGATGTGATTTTCGCAGGCGCCGCGACCCGTCCGGCGCGCAACTTTGCCGAAGTGTCGCTGGTGATTGATAACACCGAACGGCTTGCCCCCGCCGGGTTCAACGACGCCGACAATCTGGAAATTATCCGCCGGATTACCCGCGATGCGGGCAGCGCCTACAAGGTCGGCACCAAGGACGTGCGCGCGCGCGATGTGCAGATGCTGTTTGCCGATGCCTCGACCGGCGCGCATTCGCCCGCGCTGGTCCGGCAGGGCCAGATCGCCGAGCTGATCAATGCCAAACCCAAGGCGCGCCGCCGCATCCTCGAAGAAGCCGCCGGGATCAGCGGCCTTTACCAGCGCCGCCACGAGGCCGAACTGAAACTGAAAGGTGCCGAAACCAACCTGACCCGCGTTGACGATGTGATCGAACAGCTGGCCGCGCAATTGTCGCAACTGGCCCGTCAGGCCCGTCAGGCCAAACGCTACCGCGAGATCGGCGAGGCTCTGCGCAAATCCGAAGGCCTGTTGCTTTATCGGCGTTGGCGCGAGGCAGACGAGGCCCGCGCAGCCGCCGAGGACCAGTTGCGCGAACGCACCACAGCCGCTGCCGGTGCCGAAACCGCCGCCCGTCAGGCTGCCAAGGCCCGCGCCGCGTTCGAATCCGCCCTGCCGCCCCTGCGCGAGGAGGAAGCGATCGCCGCAGCCGTCCTGCAACGCCTGACCGTGCAGCGCGACACCCTGTCCGACCAGGAGGCCCGCGCCCTTGAAACCATCGAGACCCTCAAGGCGCGCATCGACCAGCTTGGTCGCGATATCGAGCGCGAGACGGGCTTGAACAAGGACGCGGGCGAAACCATTGAACGGCTTGAGTGGGAAGCGCGCGAAATCGCCAAGGCGGGCGAGGGGCATGACAGCCGCCTGGACAAGGCCGCGACTGCGGCGCACGAGGCCGCCGGAATCCTGCAAGACCGCGAAACCGATCTGTCGCAACTGACCGAAGATGTGGCCCGTTTGGCCGCGCGCCACCAGTCGGCGCAACGCCTGTTGGATGACAGCCGCACCACACTGGAGAAAAGCGAGGCCGAGGCCGCGCGCGCCAAGACCCAACAAGCCGAAGCCCAAGCGGCGCTGACACGGGCCGAGGCTGATTTCACCGCCGCCGGGGCAGAAGAAGCCGCCGCCGTTGCCACCGCCGCCCGCGCCGACGAAGCATTGGCTGCCGCCGAAGCCGCGCGCGCTGAAACCCAGACCCGCGAATCCGATGCCCGCGTGCAGCGCGCCGAGGCCGAAGGCGAAGCCAACGCCCTGCGCGCCGAAGTGTCGGGACTGGCCCGTTTGGTCGAACGTGACACCGCCGAGGGCGGGCAAATCCTGGATCAATTGCGCGTCGAGGGCGGCTATGAAAAGGCGCTGGGCGCCGCATTGGCCGATGATCTGCGCGCGCCCGCGATCGGGCCCAACGACAAATCAGGCTGGGCGGTCTTGCCCGGCTATGCCACCCCGCAAACCCTGCCTGACGGCGTGCTTGCGCTGACGAATTATGTGTCGGTGCCGGATGTTCTGGTGCGCCGCATGGGGCAGGTCGGTTTGGTGGATGCCGCTGACGGCGCGCGCCTTCAGGCGGATCTGAAACCGGGGCAGCGCCTTGTCAGCGTCGCGGGCGATCTGTGGCGCTGGGACGGGTTTCGCGCCGGGGCCGAAGATGCGCCATCGGCAGCTGCCCTGCGCCTGCAACAGCTGAACCGTCTTGTGGAACTCAAGCGTGACCTGGAAGACGCCAATGCCCGCGCCCAGGGCGCCGCGCAGGCGCATGATGCCCTGACCGCGCGCATGGCCGATCTGACCGCCGCTGATCAGGCCGCCCGTCAGGCGCGCCGCGATGCCGACCGTCTGGTCGCGGATGCCAATCGCGCCCTGAGCCGTGCCGAGGCCGATCGCAACCTGTCGGCGGGCAAGCTGGAAAGCAACGGTCTGGCCGTGACCCGCCACGAAGAAGAAGCGATGAACGCGCGCAAATCTTTGGCCGAGGCCGAGAAGGCAGCCCGCGATCTGGGCGATCTTGATGCCGCCCGCGCCAGCGTCGAAGACGTGAAAATGACCGTTGAGGCTGCGCGCATCACTATGATGTCGCGCCGCAGCGCCCATGACGAACTGCGCCGCGAGGGCGATGCCCGCCTCAAGCGCAGTCAGGAAATCACCAAGGAAGTCAGCGGTTGGAAGCACCGCCTTGAAACGGCCAACAAACGCACCGCCGAACTGGCTGAACGCCGCGACGCCTCGGAGATTGAACTGAAAGAGGCCACCGCCGCTCCCGAAGAAATCGCCGCCAAACGTGCCGAACTTTCCGATGCGATTGACGAGGCCGAAAACCGCCGCAAGCAGGCGGCCGACAAACTTGCCGAGGCCGAAAATACCCTGCGCGACACCGCGCTGGCCGAACGCGAAGCCGAGCGCACGGCATCAGAGTCCCGCGAGGCCCGCGCCCGCAGCGAAGCGCGCGCCGACGCCGCCCGCGAAACTGTGGCTTACGCCGCCGAACGGATCATGGAGGCGCAAGAGGTTACGCCTGACAAGCTGCTGGAAACGCTGGACGTCGACCCCGAGAAGATGCCCGCCTCTGATGTGATCGAAGGTCAGGTGAACGCCTACAAGCGACAGCGCGATGCCCTTGGGGCCGTCAATCTGCGCGCCGAGGAAGACAGCGTGGACGTGCAGAACGAACACGACAGTCTGGTCAAGGAAAAGACCGATCTTGAGGACGCGATCCGCGCCCTGCGCACCGGTATTGCCAACCTTAACCGTGAAGGGCGCGAACGTCTGCTGACCGCCTTTGAACAGGTCAACGAAAGCTTCGGCCTGCTGTTCACCCACCTTTTTGGCGGTGGCGAGGCCAAGCTGGTGCTGGTCGAAAGCGATGATCCGCTGGACGCGGGCCTCGAAATCCTCTGCCAGCCGCCGGGCAAGAAACTCAGCACCCTGTCGCTGCTGTCAGGGGGCGAACAGACCCTCACCGCGATGGCGCTGATCTTTGCGGTCTTTCTTGCCAACCCCGCGCCGATCTGTGTGCTTGACGAGGTCGACGCACCTTTGGACGACGCCAACGTGACCCGTTTCTGCGACCTTCTGGATGAAATGACCCGCCGCACCGATACGCGGTTCCTGATCATCACCCACCACGCCGTCACCATGTCGCGGATGGATCGCCTGTTTGGCGTGACCATGGGTGAACAGGGCGTCAGCCAGTTGGTCAGCGTTGACCTCAAGAAAGCCGCCGCAATGGTCGCGTGA